A single window of Candidatus Aegiribacteria sp. DNA harbors:
- a CDS encoding PrsW family intramembrane metalloprotease yields MNVILALTLAIIPAVIIVIYFYRKDKAKPEPKGLIIRIFLLGLFSTLPALILEMAISEFRGILKPNQVLSPIFTAFVVAALVEESIKLFIVRRVAFRKKCFDEIMDGIVYAVVAGMGFACLENILYVLGRGLTVAVLRAFTSIPLHAAVSVIMGYYIGMAKFSKNKGTGRRLIWKGFLLAVFFHGLYDLCIFAVPLWNQFIALGILPVLIWVIILARRKVKLALMQDSEAGRIKVPA; encoded by the coding sequence ATGAATGTTATTCTTGCTCTGACACTTGCAATAATTCCAGCTGTTATCATTGTCATCTACTTCTACAGGAAAGATAAAGCAAAACCGGAACCCAAAGGGTTAATCATCAGAATATTCCTTCTGGGGCTGTTCTCCACTCTGCCTGCTCTCATACTTGAAATGGCCATCAGTGAATTCAGGGGAATCCTTAAACCGAACCAAGTTCTTTCCCCGATCTTCACGGCATTCGTTGTAGCTGCTCTTGTAGAGGAGAGCATTAAACTGTTCATCGTCCGGCGGGTTGCTTTCAGGAAGAAATGCTTTGATGAAATCATGGATGGAATTGTCTATGCAGTAGTTGCAGGTATGGGGTTTGCCTGTCTTGAGAATATTCTTTACGTACTGGGAAGAGGGCTTACAGTAGCTGTTCTCAGAGCTTTTACCTCTATACCGCTTCACGCTGCTGTCTCTGTAATAATGGGATATTACATCGGTATGGCGAAATTCTCAAAGAATAAGGGAACAGGACGCCGATTAATCTGGAAGGGGTTTCTATTAGCTGTATTTTTTCACGGACTCTATGACCTGTGTATCTTTGCTGTTCCATTATGGAATCAGTTCATAGCGCTCGGGATTCTGCCTGTATTGATATGGGTAATAATTCTGGCTAGACGAAAGGTTAAACTCGCTCTCATGCAGGATTCAGAAGCAGGAAGAATTAAAGTTCCAGCCTGA
- a CDS encoding DUF6150 family protein, with amino-acid sequence MKIIPIITLLLGTFVYAGNVYVCEYEYQADLCVYVVEYEYQADLCAYVVDYAYQADDEDALWYFVDYEYQSDIEIYYVEYEYQSDLCVYFVEYEYRAGWEESSKWQGRLH; translated from the coding sequence ATGAAAATAATTCCCATTATCACATTGTTACTTGGAACGTTTGTATATGCCGGAAATGTATATGTCTGTGAGTATGAGTACCAGGCAGACCTTTGCGTATATGTGGTTGAGTATGAGTATCAGGCTGACCTTTGCGCGTATGTTGTTGATTACGCATACCAGGCTGATGATGAAGACGCGCTCTGGTATTTTGTTGATTACGAATATCAGTCCGATATTGAGATTTACTACGTTGAGTACGAGTATCAGTCAGATCTGTGTGTTTACTTCGTTGAATATGAATACCGGGCCGGCTGGGAAGAAAGCAGCAAGTGGCAGGGCAGATTGCACTGA
- a CDS encoding TatD family hydrolase: MKTIQFFDTHCHLFMNPLRRDTEGVLHRARTAGVTRLIVPSVEAESWDQVKALAKRSRIYSALGIHPWCADDELDTKYLENELIASSSVAVGEIGLDYKVEIPDRNTQIRVFRQQLDVALKLDLAVILHCRGAFEEILSILSEDSYRGKIRGVVHSFSRGTQLARRFLDLGFFLAFGGAVTRLRAKRARKSAVFIPSDRILLETDAPSIGMEGLAQGEVEPAHVTKVAHAIAELRETSVEDIAGITWENACKLFGIDSDD; the protein is encoded by the coding sequence GTGAAAACCATACAGTTTTTCGATACTCATTGTCATCTCTTTATGAACCCCCTTCGTAGAGACACAGAGGGGGTTCTCCACCGTGCGAGGACTGCAGGGGTAACCCGGTTGATTGTTCCTTCTGTTGAAGCTGAATCCTGGGATCAGGTAAAAGCTCTTGCAAAGAGATCGAGGATATATTCCGCGCTTGGCATCCACCCATGGTGTGCTGATGATGAACTTGATACAAAATACCTTGAAAATGAACTTATCGCTTCCTCGTCGGTAGCTGTTGGTGAGATCGGACTGGATTACAAAGTAGAAATTCCTGACAGGAATACTCAGATTCGTGTTTTCCGGCAACAGCTGGACGTTGCGCTGAAGCTAGACCTTGCTGTAATTTTACACTGTCGCGGAGCATTCGAGGAAATACTGTCGATTTTGTCTGAAGACAGTTATAGAGGCAAGATCAGGGGAGTAGTACATTCGTTTTCAAGGGGGACACAGCTCGCACGACGATTTCTTGATCTTGGATTCTTCCTTGCTTTTGGCGGAGCTGTAACAAGACTCCGAGCAAAAAGAGCTAGAAAATCCGCCGTTTTTATCCCATCAGACCGAATTCTGCTTGAAACCGATGCTCCCTCAATCGGGATGGAAGGGCTTGCTCAAGGTGAGGTGGAGCCCGCTCATGTGACAAAAGTAGCTCATGCGATTGCTGAATTACGTGAAACAAGTGTCGAGGATATAGCCGGGATAACCTGGGAAAATGCCTGCAAGCTGTTCGGGATTGATTCTGATGACTGA
- a CDS encoding type II toxin-antitoxin system RelE/ParE family toxin, translating to MIYKVKFLPSALKEWKKLAPPTQTQFKKKLKERILHPRIPSSQLRGFKNVYKIKLRAVGYRLVYEENYDEIFIYVMAIGKRERGLVYTKAKKRK from the coding sequence ATGATCTATAAGGTCAAATTTCTACCAAGTGCACTGAAAGAGTGGAAAAAGCTCGCTCCTCCTACTCAAACACAGTTCAAGAAAAAGCTGAAAGAAAGAATATTGCATCCACGTATTCCGAGTAGCCAGTTACGAGGTTTCAAGAATGTATATAAAATAAAATTGCGCGCAGTAGGTTATCGGCTTGTCTATGAAGAAAATTATGATGAAATATTTATCTACGTTATGGCCATCGGAAAAAGAGAACGAGGTTTAGTATACACCAAGGCAAAGAAAAGAAAATAG
- a CDS encoding tRNA threonylcarbamoyladenosine dehydratase — protein sequence MTERRFDRVVDLLGEKTHNKLMKTRITVIGLGGVGCHTAIALARCGAGTLKLVDFDLLTETSLNRNPIAGLSDIGKPKVEILASQLRRTCPDTEIETLVEFFHEDTAAKILASPPDIVVDAIDSLNPKVALLEYCVRNHIPVVSSMGASGRRDPSLVRRGDISKTSNCPLAKQLRKYLRKRGICKGIQCVYSVESAGKHALPPDRDDQILERGRIRNCIPSLITMPGIFGYALADLVLEFLEE from the coding sequence ATGACTGAAAGACGGTTTGATCGGGTTGTGGATCTTCTTGGAGAGAAAACTCACAATAAACTGATGAAAACAAGAATTACCGTAATTGGACTCGGTGGAGTCGGCTGTCATACTGCAATCGCACTTGCCAGATGCGGAGCCGGAACTCTCAAACTTGTTGATTTTGATCTATTGACAGAAACTTCACTTAACAGGAATCCGATTGCCGGATTGAGCGATATTGGTAAACCAAAGGTTGAAATACTCGCTTCGCAATTGAGAAGAACCTGCCCGGACACTGAGATAGAAACGCTTGTAGAATTCTTTCATGAGGATACCGCTGCGAAAATCCTTGCTTCTCCTCCGGATATTGTCGTTGATGCCATCGACAGCCTTAATCCAAAAGTCGCTCTTCTTGAATACTGCGTCAGGAATCATATCCCTGTCGTAAGCAGTATGGGCGCATCAGGGAGGAGGGATCCTTCACTTGTAAGAAGGGGTGATATCTCGAAGACAAGCAATTGTCCTCTCGCAAAACAGCTGCGCAAGTATCTTCGCAAGAGGGGAATATGTAAGGGTATTCAATGTGTTTACTCGGTGGAATCGGCCGGGAAACATGCTCTGCCACCGGATAGGGATGATCAGATACTGGAAAGAGGCAGAATCCGGAACTGCATACCAAGTCTGATTACAATGCCTGGAATATTCGGATACGCTCTGGCTGATCTTGTACTGGAATTCTTAGAAGAATAA
- a CDS encoding YitT family protein: MNIRHEIQDYTGILAGSVFFGIAYSWFLFPFQISPGGVAGLAQVLYYWTGVTESIWMFGFNVPLFFLGYYFIGKQFGIRSFVGMLMANTMCWVFQPSHLSFLSSYSEIVYNVAGDGELPRLAMFLSGKSEMDILLASVAGSALLGVGLGLIFKFRGSTGGTDIPVAILKKFTGVSISTGYWIVESLIILTVGVVFKNPAIVIWAYLNLFLTSKMTDFASEGMPYVKAVMIVTKKPDQVRDAIFEKLNRGITFLKAEGGYKREEKDVIYVCIHRRQVMMLRRILKHIDPDAFMVLHDAYDVMGYGFKQRTLTF; this comes from the coding sequence ATGAATATCAGGCATGAAATACAGGATTACACTGGTATTCTTGCAGGTTCTGTGTTTTTTGGAATTGCCTATTCCTGGTTCTTATTCCCATTCCAGATCTCTCCGGGAGGAGTTGCAGGACTGGCTCAGGTCCTCTATTACTGGACAGGTGTCACAGAGAGTATCTGGATGTTTGGTTTTAACGTTCCACTCTTCTTTCTGGGATACTATTTTATAGGAAAACAATTCGGTATCAGGAGTTTTGTCGGAATGCTGATGGCTAACACTATGTGCTGGGTATTTCAGCCTTCTCATCTCTCATTCCTTTCCAGTTACAGCGAAATAGTCTATAATGTTGCTGGAGATGGGGAACTTCCCAGGCTTGCAATGTTTCTTTCAGGTAAATCGGAAATGGACATTCTCCTGGCTTCTGTTGCCGGGTCTGCTCTTCTGGGAGTAGGGCTCGGTTTGATTTTCAAATTCCGGGGTTCTACAGGAGGGACCGATATTCCTGTTGCCATTCTGAAGAAGTTTACAGGGGTTTCAATCAGTACCGGTTACTGGATAGTTGAATCTCTCATAATTCTTACAGTGGGAGTTGTTTTCAAGAATCCTGCAATCGTAATCTGGGCATACCTGAACCTTTTCCTTACAAGTAAGATGACTGATTTTGCATCGGAAGGAATGCCATATGTGAAAGCTGTGATGATTGTGACAAAAAAACCGGACCAGGTCCGGGACGCAATTTTTGAAAAGCTTAACAGAGGTATTACTTTCCTGAAGGCCGAAGGTGGGTACAAACGTGAAGAAAAAGATGTTATTTATGTCTGTATTCATAGAAGACAGGTAATGATGCTTAGAAGGATTCTTAAGCATATCGATCCGGATGCTTTCATGGTTCTGCATGATGCCTATGATGTAATGGGATATGGGTTCAAGCAGCGGACGCTGACATTTTGA
- a CDS encoding type II toxin-antitoxin system Phd/YefM family antitoxin yields MEQVLSRCSASISELKKNPTALLNEAEGSPITILNHNIPTAYLIPAETYEWLMDRLEDAELAQIVINRAHEKENSIEIEIDDL; encoded by the coding sequence ATGGAACAAGTTCTCTCAAGGTGTTCTGCAAGCATCTCAGAACTAAAGAAAAATCCAACTGCGCTACTAAATGAAGCAGAAGGCTCACCAATTACCATTCTGAATCATAATATACCTACTGCATATCTTATTCCAGCAGAAACTTACGAGTGGCTCATGGATAGGCTTGAGGACGCTGAATTGGCTCAGATCGTAATAAATCGTGCACATGAGAAAGAAAACTCCATAGAAATTGAAATTGATGATCTATAA